A window of the Streptomyces sp. NBC_01351 genome harbors these coding sequences:
- the cpaB gene encoding Flp pilus assembly protein CpaB — translation MNSRQRRGVILLILSVLCALAAFAGVLVVIGDVNSKVGAEVVAYRAKGDIAPYSPLAAGQFEEVKIPKRWLSDTAVTDLGALKDKIALTTLKKGSLLQADMFVDRPQLQPGEQEIAIMIDAATGVAGKITSGAKVNIIATFKGAKDTDPSRSVIIVANARVLGVGKLTALETKDSDRKGGPSEAVPITFALNTKDTQRVAYAESFAEHVRLALVSPGTDSAPNPGDRTYTLEGDR, via the coding sequence ATGAACTCACGCCAGCGCCGCGGCGTCATCCTGCTGATCCTGTCGGTCCTGTGCGCCCTGGCCGCCTTCGCCGGGGTCCTCGTGGTGATCGGCGACGTCAACTCCAAGGTCGGGGCCGAGGTCGTCGCGTACCGCGCCAAGGGCGACATCGCCCCGTACAGCCCGCTCGCGGCAGGGCAGTTCGAGGAAGTGAAGATCCCCAAGCGCTGGCTCTCCGACACCGCCGTCACCGATCTGGGCGCGCTCAAGGACAAGATCGCGCTCACGACCCTGAAGAAGGGCTCGCTGCTCCAGGCCGACATGTTCGTCGACCGGCCGCAGCTCCAGCCCGGTGAGCAGGAGATCGCCATCATGATCGACGCGGCCACGGGCGTCGCCGGCAAGATCACCTCCGGCGCCAAGGTCAACATCATCGCCACCTTCAAGGGCGCCAAGGACACCGACCCCTCACGGTCGGTGATCATCGTCGCCAACGCCCGCGTCCTGGGCGTCGGCAAGCTCACCGCCCTCGAAACGAAGGACAGCGACCGCAAGGGCGGCCCGTCCGAGGCCGTCCCGATCACCTTCGCCCTGAACACCAAGGACACCCAGCGCGTCGCCTACGCCGAGTCCTTCGCGGAACACGTACGCCTGGCCCTGGTCTCCCCCGGCACCGACTCGGCCCCGAACCCGGGCGACCGTACGTACACTCTCGAAGGGGACAGGTGA
- a CDS encoding IclR family transcriptional regulator: MSQSVERALAVLPLLAKGPAGLTAVATALGVHKSTALRLLRTLDQHGFVYRQPDGRYRLGSKLFALAAEAIENLDVRDIAHPHLVELNQATGHTVHLALHQDDEVVYIDKVDSRYPVRMYSRIGRPVPLTVAAVAKLLLADLPEPERRALAARIEYPRHTARSTPDADAFLRELDQVREQGWATDLGGHEESLNCLGAPVYGPDGRVVAALSVSAPSVVVSAEGLLELLPLVLRTAEAISRDYSGEST, translated from the coding sequence ATGAGCCAGTCCGTGGAACGGGCACTCGCGGTGCTGCCGCTGCTCGCGAAGGGCCCGGCCGGCCTCACGGCGGTCGCAACCGCCCTCGGCGTGCACAAGAGCACCGCCCTCCGCCTCCTCCGCACCCTGGACCAGCACGGATTCGTGTACCGCCAGCCCGACGGCCGATACCGACTCGGGTCCAAGCTCTTCGCGCTCGCCGCCGAGGCCATCGAGAACCTCGACGTCCGGGACATCGCCCACCCCCACCTCGTCGAGCTGAACCAGGCCACCGGCCACACCGTCCACCTCGCCCTTCACCAGGACGACGAGGTCGTGTACATCGACAAGGTCGACAGCCGCTACCCGGTCCGGATGTACTCCCGCATCGGCCGCCCCGTGCCCCTCACCGTCGCCGCCGTCGCCAAGCTGCTCCTCGCCGACCTCCCCGAACCGGAGCGCCGCGCGCTCGCCGCCCGCATCGAGTACCCCCGCCACACCGCCCGCTCGACCCCGGACGCCGACGCGTTCCTGCGCGAGCTGGACCAAGTACGGGAACAGGGCTGGGCCACCGATCTCGGTGGGCACGAGGAGTCCCTGAACTGCCTCGGCGCGCCCGTGTACGGGCCGGACGGGCGGGTCGTCGCCGCGCTGTCGGTCTCCGCGCCCAGTGTGGTCGTCAGCGCCGAGGGGCTGCTGGAACTGCTGCCCCTCGTACTCCGTACCGCCGAAGCCATCAGCCGCGACTACTCAGGAGAGAGCACGTGA
- a CDS encoding RidA family protein, with protein MTEKVYKVAVTPDTHTTPPAKFSHGVRKGNLLQVAGQVGFLPHVDGQPPTPAGPTLAEQTLQTLENVRSVLEAGGSGWDDVMMIRVYLTDAAHFAEMNGIYNAYFEEQGLKEAPAARTTVYVGLPAGLLIEIDALAVLG; from the coding sequence GTGACAGAGAAGGTCTACAAGGTCGCCGTCACGCCCGACACCCACACCACCCCGCCCGCGAAGTTCTCGCACGGCGTCCGCAAGGGCAACCTCCTCCAGGTCGCCGGCCAGGTCGGCTTCCTCCCGCACGTGGACGGGCAGCCGCCCACCCCCGCCGGGCCGACCCTGGCCGAGCAGACGCTCCAGACTCTGGAGAACGTCCGGTCCGTGCTGGAGGCCGGCGGCTCGGGCTGGGACGACGTGATGATGATCCGCGTCTACCTCACCGACGCCGCGCACTTCGCCGAGATGAACGGCATCTACAACGCCTACTTCGAGGAGCAGGGGCTGAAAGAGGCCCCCGCCGCCCGCACCACGGTGTACGTCGGGCTGCCGGCCGGGCTGCTGATCGAGATCGACGCCCTCGCCGTACTCGGCTAG
- a CDS encoding amino acid deaminase → MASDPVTALADEPVDHRFKGLPPDAQAAGLTVGQLAQQRRGIHTGGFTTPVLTLDAAALEHNLAALGTYAARHDLAFAPHGKTCMSPQLFLRQLEHGAWGITAAVPHQARVYRAFGIQRIFLANELVDAAALRWVAGELASDPDFHFVCYVDSVRGVHLMDRALRDAPARIDVVVELGAGEGARTGARSDEDCRAVADAVADTPTLRLVGIAGYEAEVPDADPERVAAYLRRLTALAVEFDKAGRFSPDLEEIVVSAGGSAWFDAVADVFAELPELSRPLLKLLRSGAYVSHDHGWYTRLTPFNRHPEEGGLRPAFRLWTQVVSRPSPTQAFVNAGKRDIAYDLGLPEAELVRDALTGEERPAGGVRVVKLSDQHAWLETDSADDVQVGDWVALGMSHPCTIFEKWPLIPVVEADGTVTDYVRTFF, encoded by the coding sequence ATGGCCAGCGACCCCGTCACCGCACTCGCCGACGAACCGGTCGACCACCGGTTCAAGGGCCTCCCCCCGGACGCCCAGGCGGCCGGCCTCACTGTCGGGCAGCTCGCGCAGCAGCGCCGCGGGATCCATACCGGCGGGTTCACCACCCCCGTACTCACCCTCGACGCCGCCGCGCTGGAGCACAACCTCGCCGCCCTCGGCACGTACGCCGCCCGGCACGACCTCGCCTTCGCGCCGCACGGCAAGACCTGCATGTCCCCGCAGCTGTTCCTCCGTCAGCTGGAACACGGCGCGTGGGGGATCACCGCCGCCGTCCCGCACCAGGCCCGCGTCTACCGCGCCTTCGGGATCCAGCGGATCTTCCTCGCCAACGAGCTCGTCGATGCGGCCGCCCTGCGCTGGGTCGCCGGCGAGCTCGCCTCCGACCCCGACTTCCACTTCGTCTGCTACGTCGACTCCGTGCGCGGGGTGCACCTCATGGACCGGGCCCTGCGGGACGCGCCCGCCCGCATCGACGTCGTCGTCGAGCTCGGCGCCGGTGAGGGCGCCCGCACCGGGGCCCGCAGCGACGAAGACTGCCGGGCCGTCGCCGACGCCGTCGCCGATACCCCCACCCTGCGCCTCGTCGGCATCGCCGGTTACGAGGCCGAGGTGCCCGACGCCGACCCGGAGCGCGTGGCCGCGTACCTGCGCCGACTGACCGCCCTCGCCGTCGAGTTCGACAAGGCCGGGCGGTTCTCCCCCGACCTCGAGGAGATCGTCGTCAGCGCCGGCGGCTCCGCCTGGTTCGACGCCGTCGCCGACGTGTTCGCCGAGCTCCCGGAGCTCTCCCGCCCCCTGCTGAAGCTGCTCCGCTCCGGCGCGTACGTCTCCCACGACCACGGCTGGTACACCCGCCTGACCCCCTTCAACCGGCACCCCGAGGAGGGCGGGCTACGCCCCGCGTTCCGGCTGTGGACCCAGGTCGTGTCCCGGCCCTCCCCCACCCAGGCCTTCGTCAACGCCGGCAAGCGCGACATCGCCTACGACCTCGGGCTCCCGGAGGCCGAGCTGGTCCGGGACGCCCTCACCGGCGAGGAGCGGCCCGCCGGCGGCGTCCGCGTGGTCAAGCTGTCCGACCAGCACGCCTGGCTGGAGACCGACTCCGCCGACGACGTGCAGGTGGGCGACTGGGTGGCCCTCGGGATGTCCCACCCGTGCACCATCTTCGAGAAGTGGCCGCTGATCCCGGTGGTGGAGGCCGACGGCACGGTCACCGACTACGTGCGCACCTTCTTCTAG
- a CDS encoding AAA family ATPase translates to MTTRILPAVGDPDAARAISTLLSQLPSAEPAAPVADSTTLLDTLARLAVDSIDELPEVVLVHERIGPVPALELIREVALRFPAVGVVLVSSDAGPGLFSAAMDSGARGLIGLPLSYEELAARVQAAAQWSVGVRRHLGRGAGADVFTGPGGRVVTVTGAKGGVGTTFTAVQFALAAAASGRRTALVDMDLQAGDVGSYLDVQFRRSIADLAGIQDISPRVLQDAVYDDRTGLALLLAPADGERGEEVDDRAARHIVGALRARYELVVIDCGTQVTGANAATVEMADVAVLVTTPDVVAVRAAKRMVRMWERLQVRKAEDTSMVVNRWSKHTEIQPALIEKITKTRATRTPVPAAFKELQAVVDAGRVQDLDNRSTVKQALWALAGELGLLAAPEESTGQSPKPAGAAIAVRASGPVARLRRGREG, encoded by the coding sequence ATGACCACCCGAATCCTCCCCGCGGTCGGCGACCCGGACGCCGCGCGCGCCATCTCCACGCTCCTCAGCCAGCTCCCGTCGGCGGAACCGGCCGCGCCCGTCGCCGACTCGACGACCCTGCTCGACACCCTGGCCCGGCTCGCCGTCGACTCCATCGACGAACTCCCCGAGGTGGTCCTGGTCCACGAGCGGATCGGCCCGGTGCCCGCACTGGAGCTCATCCGAGAAGTCGCCCTCCGCTTCCCGGCGGTGGGCGTCGTCCTGGTCTCCTCCGACGCCGGCCCCGGCCTCTTCTCGGCCGCGATGGACTCCGGCGCGCGCGGCCTGATCGGCCTGCCCCTCTCGTACGAGGAACTCGCGGCCCGCGTCCAGGCCGCCGCCCAGTGGTCCGTGGGCGTACGCCGCCACCTCGGGCGCGGCGCGGGCGCCGACGTCTTCACGGGGCCCGGCGGGCGCGTCGTCACGGTCACCGGGGCCAAGGGGGGCGTGGGCACCACCTTCACGGCGGTCCAGTTCGCGTTGGCGGCCGCGGCCTCGGGGCGGCGTACGGCACTGGTCGACATGGACCTCCAGGCGGGCGACGTCGGCTCCTACCTCGACGTGCAGTTCCGCCGCTCCATCGCCGACCTGGCCGGGATCCAGGACATCTCGCCGCGGGTCCTCCAGGACGCGGTCTACGACGACCGCACCGGCCTGGCCCTCCTCCTGGCACCGGCGGACGGCGAGCGGGGCGAGGAGGTCGACGACCGCGCGGCCCGTCACATCGTGGGCGCCCTGCGCGCCCGCTACGAGCTCGTCGTCATCGACTGCGGGACCCAGGTGACGGGCGCGAACGCCGCCACGGTGGAGATGGCGGACGTGGCGGTGCTGGTCACCACCCCGGACGTGGTCGCGGTACGGGCGGCGAAGCGGATGGTCCGGATGTGGGAACGGCTGCAGGTGCGCAAGGCGGAGGACACCTCGATGGTGGTCAACCGCTGGAGCAAGCACACCGAGATCCAGCCCGCCCTGATCGAGAAGATCACCAAGACCCGCGCGACCCGCACCCCGGTCCCGGCCGCCTTCAAGGAACTGCAGGCGGTGGTGGACGCGGGGCGGGTCCAGGACCTGGACAACCGCTCGACGGTGAAGCAGGCGCTGTGGGCTCTGGCGGGGGAGCTGGGCCTGCTGGCGGCGCCGGAGGAGTCCACCGGCCAGTCTCCGAAGCCGGCGGGCGCGGCCATAGCGGTCCGCGCCTCAGGCCCGGTGGCCCGGCTGCGGCGCGGGCGGGAGGGCTGA
- a CDS encoding CpaF family protein: MSLRSRVNTPDDRHSPREDGRLVSSYRAKLLEEIDLAEMSALAPAERRARLERVLGHIISREGPVLSTVERAQLIRRVVDEALGLGVLEPLLEDASISEIMVNGPDQIFVERAGRVEQLPIRFASHDQLMQTIERIVSTVNRRVDEANPMVDARLPSGERVNVIIPPLSLTGATLTIRRFPRAFTLHEMIGLGSLDEQMLLLLSGLVAAKMNVIVSGATGTGKTTLLNALSGLIPEGERIITIEDSAELQLQQAHVIRLESRPANVEGKGQITIRDLVRNSLRMRPDRIIVGEVRGGETLDMLQAMSTGHDGSLATVHANSSADALTRLQTLASMSEVEIPFEALQDQINSAVNVIVQLTRFGDGSRRITEISILESHGREPFRITTVCRFVAQPMGPDGCVHGFFEYYPLPRRIAERLYMNNQPIPQAFGVALHDDPLTGPLATPHIPRTAL; this comes from the coding sequence ATGAGCCTGCGTTCCCGGGTCAACACCCCCGACGACCGCCACAGCCCCCGCGAGGACGGCCGGCTGGTCTCCTCCTACCGGGCGAAGCTGCTGGAGGAGATCGACCTCGCCGAGATGTCGGCGCTCGCACCCGCGGAGCGCCGGGCGCGGCTGGAACGCGTACTCGGGCACATCATCAGCCGCGAGGGGCCCGTCCTCTCCACCGTCGAGCGCGCCCAGCTGATCCGCCGCGTCGTGGACGAGGCCCTCGGTCTCGGCGTGCTCGAACCGCTCCTCGAAGACGCCTCGATCTCCGAAATCATGGTCAACGGCCCCGACCAGATCTTCGTAGAGCGCGCCGGTCGAGTCGAACAACTCCCCATCCGCTTCGCCTCGCACGACCAGCTGATGCAGACCATCGAGCGCATCGTCTCCACCGTCAACCGCCGTGTGGACGAGGCCAATCCGATGGTCGACGCACGCCTGCCCAGCGGCGAGCGCGTCAACGTCATCATCCCGCCGCTCTCCCTCACGGGCGCCACCCTCACCATCCGCCGCTTCCCGCGCGCCTTCACCCTGCACGAGATGATCGGCCTCGGTTCGCTGGACGAGCAGATGCTCCTGCTCCTCTCCGGCCTCGTCGCGGCGAAGATGAACGTGATCGTCTCCGGCGCCACCGGCACCGGCAAGACCACCCTCCTCAACGCCCTCTCCGGCCTCATCCCGGAGGGCGAGCGCATCATCACCATCGAGGACTCGGCCGAGCTCCAGCTCCAACAGGCCCACGTGATCCGCCTCGAATCCCGCCCCGCGAACGTGGAGGGCAAGGGCCAGATCACCATCCGCGACCTCGTACGGAACTCCCTGCGCATGCGCCCCGACCGCATCATCGTCGGCGAGGTCCGAGGCGGCGAGACCCTCGACATGCTCCAGGCGATGTCGACGGGCCACGACGGCTCACTGGCGACGGTTCACGCCAATAGCTCCGCCGACGCCCTCACCCGCCTCCAGACCCTCGCCTCCATGTCGGAGGTGGAGATCCCCTTCGAGGCGCTCCAGGACCAGATCAACAGCGCGGTGAACGTCATCGTCCAGCTGACCCGCTTCGGCGACGGCTCGCGCCGCATCACGGAGATCTCCATCCTCGAATCGCACGGCCGCGAGCCCTTCCGCATCACGACCGTCTGCCGCTTCGTGGCCCAGCCCATGGGGCCGGACGGCTGCGTCCACGGCTTCTTCGAGTACTACCCGCTGCCGCGGCGCATCGCGGAGCGCCTCTACATGAACAACCAGCCCATCCCGCAGGCCTTCGGGGTCGCGCTCCACGACGACCCGCTGACCGGCCCCCTCGCCACCCCGCACATCCCTCGGACCGCCCTGTGA
- a CDS encoding M14 family metallopeptidase, translating to MRLLHTRRRAAVTAALLALALGAPAYGMSATASPPPTPSTATQDEAIVQYEIHGPETAAERTALLRTGVSIDEIDGHTVVVSADTMQAKQLRTLGYKLTPLPGPPDRSLPGIAASPMDFPSADSRYHNYAEMTAEINQRVAQYPSIMSKKVIGKSYQGRDLVAIKISDNVATDEAEPEVLFTHHQHAREHLTVEMALYLINEFGSKYATDARVANAVNGREIWIIPDLNPDGGEYDIATGSYRSWRKNRQPNAGSSYVGTDENRNWNYKWGCCGGSSSSRSSETYRGPAAESTPEVKAVSDFVRSRVVGGKQQIKAAIDFHTYSELVLWPFGYTYNDTAPGLTADDLAVFKKIGTNMANSNGYTPEQSSDLYITDGTIDDWLWGDQKIFGYTFEMYPESGGGGFYPPDEVIDRETARNKDAVLQLLENADCMYRSIGKEAQYCTA from the coding sequence ATGCGGCTCCTCCACACCCGCCGAAGGGCCGCCGTCACGGCGGCCCTGCTGGCGCTCGCGCTGGGCGCACCCGCCTACGGCATGAGCGCCACGGCATCCCCACCGCCCACCCCGTCCACCGCCACCCAGGACGAGGCCATCGTCCAGTACGAGATCCACGGACCGGAAACGGCCGCCGAGCGCACGGCACTGCTCCGTACCGGCGTCTCCATCGACGAGATCGACGGCCACACCGTCGTCGTCAGCGCCGACACCATGCAGGCCAAGCAGCTGCGCACGCTCGGCTACAAGCTCACCCCGCTGCCCGGACCACCCGACCGCTCCCTCCCCGGGATCGCGGCGAGCCCGATGGACTTCCCCTCGGCGGACTCCAGGTACCACAACTACGCCGAGATGACGGCCGAGATCAACCAGCGGGTCGCCCAGTACCCCTCGATCATGAGCAAGAAGGTGATCGGGAAGTCGTACCAGGGCCGGGACCTCGTCGCCATCAAGATCAGTGACAACGTCGCGACGGACGAGGCCGAGCCGGAGGTGCTCTTCACGCACCACCAGCACGCGCGCGAGCACCTGACCGTCGAGATGGCCCTCTACCTCATCAACGAGTTCGGCTCGAAGTACGCGACCGACGCGCGCGTCGCGAACGCGGTCAACGGCCGCGAGATCTGGATCATCCCGGACCTCAACCCGGACGGCGGCGAGTACGACATCGCCACCGGCTCCTACCGCTCGTGGCGCAAGAACCGCCAGCCCAACGCCGGCTCCTCGTACGTCGGCACCGACGAGAACCGCAACTGGAACTACAAGTGGGGCTGCTGCGGCGGCTCCAGCAGCAGCCGCAGCTCGGAGACCTACCGGGGTCCGGCGGCGGAATCGACGCCCGAGGTCAAGGCGGTCTCGGACTTCGTCCGCAGCCGGGTGGTCGGCGGCAAGCAGCAGATCAAGGCCGCGATCGACTTCCACACGTACAGCGAGCTGGTGCTGTGGCCCTTCGGCTACACCTACAACGACACCGCACCGGGACTGACCGCCGACGACCTCGCCGTCTTCAAGAAGATCGGCACGAACATGGCGAACAGCAACGGCTACACGCCGGAGCAGTCGAGCGACCTGTACATCACGGACGGGACGATCGACGACTGGCTGTGGGGCGACCAGAAGATCTTCGGCTACACCTTCGAGATGTACCCGGAGAGCGGCGGCGGCGGCTTCTACCCGCCGGACGAGGTCATCGACCGCGAGACCGCGCGCAACAAGGACGCGGTGCTCCAGCTGCTGGAGAACGCGGACTGCATGTACCGCTCGATCGGCAAGGAAGCGCAGTACTGCACCGCGTGA
- a CDS encoding TadE/TadG family type IV pilus assembly protein — MPSRRPGVCRGDRGDRGQVAIEFVGMVPMILLLVAAVWECVLIGYAFSLAGNAADEAARAGAVKGDAACAAAAREHIGGAWNLRVVCEESGDIYRAKVTLAIPVLYPGLNFGEIDGTGGASLEKEAE, encoded by the coding sequence ATGCCGTCGCGGAGACCGGGTGTCTGCCGGGGGGACCGGGGCGACCGGGGCCAGGTGGCGATCGAGTTCGTCGGCATGGTGCCGATGATCCTGCTGCTCGTGGCGGCGGTGTGGGAGTGCGTGCTGATCGGGTACGCGTTCTCGCTGGCGGGCAACGCGGCGGACGAGGCGGCGCGGGCGGGGGCGGTGAAGGGGGACGCGGCCTGTGCCGCGGCGGCGAGGGAGCACATCGGAGGGGCGTGGAACCTCCGGGTGGTCTGCGAGGAGTCCGGGGACATCTACCGGGCCAAGGTCACTCTCGCCATCCCGGTCCTCTACCCGGGGCTCAACTTCGGCGAGATCGACGGCACGGGCGGCGCGTCACTGGAGAAGGAGGCGGAGTGA
- a CDS encoding TadE/TadG family type IV pilus assembly protein, whose protein sequence is MRRDVRRDVRRRRIRSDRGQVALEYIGFVPILLFVALCGIQLGWVAYVHEQADTAARTAARVEARKGSGGEAAGVAAVREGIGAVVKVTKDDDAVTAVATIPINSIIPGLDLKDAKATAIMPNDDPKGTLP, encoded by the coding sequence ATGCGGAGGGACGTGCGCAGGGACGTGAGGCGGCGACGCATCCGCTCCGACCGGGGTCAAGTGGCCCTGGAGTACATCGGCTTCGTCCCGATCCTGCTCTTCGTCGCACTGTGCGGGATCCAGCTGGGCTGGGTCGCGTACGTCCACGAGCAGGCGGACACGGCTGCCCGTACGGCGGCGCGCGTGGAAGCCCGCAAGGGCAGCGGCGGGGAGGCGGCGGGCGTGGCGGCCGTCAGGGAAGGGATCGGCGCTGTGGTGAAGGTGACCAAGGACGACGACGCGGTCACCGCCGTCGCCACCATTCCCATCAACTCGATCATCCCCGGTCTCGATCTCAAGGACGCCAAGGCCACGGCGATCATGCCCAACGACGACCCGAAGGGCACCCTTCCATGA
- a CDS encoding chitinase — translation MAVALAAGGLTALATGTAQAADVNVARNGGFESGLANWSCSGGSGASVSSPVFAGAGALRATPAGQDNARCSQTVTVKPNSTYTLSTQVQGSYVYLGATGTGTQDVSTWTPGSGGGWQKLSTTFTTGANTTQVTVYTHGWYGQPAYVVDEFSVFGPDGGGPTDPGPSIPGAPSGTAVSGQSSGGLTLSWGAVSGATGYYVYQDGARVRTVTEASAQITGLAASTSYSFQVSAYNAAGEGPKSAAVTGTTTGTGPGPGPGPGPGPGPAVPKHALTGYWQNFDNGATVQKLSDVSAQYDIIAVSFADATATPGAITFNLDSAGLGGYTVAQFKADIAAKKAAGKSVILSIGGEKGTISVNDSASANNLANSAYALMQEYGFNGIDIDLENGLNPTYMTQALRALSGKAGSSLVITMAPQTIDMQSTQGGYFKTALNIKDILTVVNMQYYNSGSMNGCDGKVYSQGSVDFLTALACIQLEGGLDPSQVGIGVPASPSGAGSGYVSPTIVNNALDCLARGTNCGSFKPSKTYPGLRGAMTWSTNWDAKAGSAWSNSVGPKVHGLP, via the coding sequence ATGGCCGTCGCCCTCGCCGCCGGCGGCCTCACGGCCCTCGCGACCGGTACGGCACAAGCCGCGGACGTCAACGTCGCCCGCAACGGAGGCTTCGAGTCCGGCCTCGCCAACTGGTCCTGTTCCGGCGGGAGCGGCGCCTCCGTCTCCTCGCCCGTCTTCGCCGGAGCCGGCGCCCTCAGGGCCACCCCGGCGGGCCAGGACAACGCGCGCTGCAGTCAGACCGTCACGGTCAAGCCGAACTCGACGTACACGCTGAGCACGCAGGTCCAGGGCAGTTACGTCTACCTCGGCGCGACCGGCACGGGCACGCAGGACGTGTCCACCTGGACCCCCGGCTCGGGCGGCGGCTGGCAGAAGCTCTCCACCACCTTCACCACCGGCGCCAACACCACCCAGGTCACCGTCTACACGCACGGCTGGTACGGCCAGCCGGCCTACGTCGTGGACGAGTTCAGCGTCTTCGGCCCGGACGGCGGCGGGCCGACCGACCCGGGGCCGTCCATCCCCGGCGCCCCGTCCGGGACCGCCGTTTCCGGCCAGAGCTCCGGCGGGCTCACCCTTTCGTGGGGCGCGGTCAGCGGGGCCACCGGCTATTACGTGTATCAGGACGGCGCCCGGGTCAGGACCGTGACCGAAGCCTCCGCGCAGATCACCGGACTCGCCGCCTCGACCTCGTACTCCTTCCAGGTCAGCGCCTACAACGCGGCCGGCGAGGGCCCGAAGTCCGCGGCGGTGACGGGCACCACGACCGGCACCGGCCCGGGTCCGGGTCCCGGCCCGGGTCCGGGTCCCGGCCCGGCCGTCCCCAAGCACGCGCTGACCGGCTACTGGCAGAACTTCGACAACGGGGCGACCGTCCAGAAGCTCTCCGACGTCTCCGCGCAGTACGACATCATCGCCGTCTCCTTCGCCGACGCCACGGCCACGCCGGGTGCCATCACCTTCAACCTCGACTCGGCCGGCCTCGGCGGCTACACGGTGGCCCAGTTCAAGGCCGACATCGCCGCGAAGAAGGCGGCCGGCAAGTCGGTGATCCTCTCCATCGGCGGCGAGAAGGGCACCATCTCCGTCAACGACTCCGCCTCCGCGAACAACCTCGCGAACTCGGCGTACGCGCTGATGCAGGAGTACGGCTTCAACGGCATCGACATCGACCTGGAGAACGGCCTGAACCCGACCTACATGACGCAGGCGCTGCGCGCGCTGTCGGGGAAGGCCGGCTCCTCGCTGGTCATCACGATGGCCCCGCAGACGATCGACATGCAGTCCACGCAGGGCGGCTACTTCAAGACGGCGCTCAACATCAAGGACATCCTCACCGTCGTCAACATGCAGTACTACAACAGCGGCTCGATGAACGGCTGCGACGGCAAGGTGTACTCCCAGGGCTCGGTGGACTTCCTCACCGCGCTGGCCTGCATCCAGCTGGAGGGCGGCCTCGACCCCTCCCAGGTGGGCATCGGAGTCCCGGCCTCCCCCAGCGGCGCGGGCAGCGGCTACGTCTCCCCGACCATCGTGAACAACGCCCTGGACTGCCTCGCCCGGGGCACGAACTGCGGCTCCTTCAAGCCGTCGAAGACCTACCCGGGACTGCGCGGCGCGATGACCTGGTCGACCAACTGGGACGCCAAGGCGGGTAGTGCTTGGTCGAACTCGGTGGGTCCGAAGGTGCACGGGCTCCCGTAG